The genomic DNA ACCTTACAGCCTTTTCCTCAAGTTTAACAATTCCCTCAGCAGTTGTCCCTGCAGGAGACATTACACTATCCTTTAAAATTTCTGGATGTTCCCCTTTAAGTACAAGTGCAGCAGCACCTTTAACAGTTTGAGCAGCCAGCTTTATCGCTTTATCTCTTGGTAATCCAGCCCTGACACCTCCATCAGCGAGAGCTTGAATCATAAGAAAAACAAATGCCGGGCCACTCCCAGCAAGCCCTGTTACAGCATCCATAAGATACTCTTCAACCTTCACAACTTCTGCAATATTTTTAAACAAACATTCAAAAAACTCACAATCTTCCATCTCAACATTTGAATTTATACAGTAGCCTATCGTTCCCTCTTTTATTTTCACAAGAATATTTGGCATGGCACGAATTATTTTTTTATTGCTTCCGATAATTGACT from Desulfurobacterium atlanticum includes the following:
- the proC gene encoding pyrroline-5-carboxylate reductase, with the protein product MNASVGFIGGGKMAEAIISALIDSETVKPEKINVSDISEERLKYLKERYKVNTYLLNTEVAAISDIVVLVVKPQIAELVLEELREVILSTQLFISVVAGLSIGSIESIIGSNKKIIRAMPNILVKIKEGTIGYCINSNVEMEDCEFFECLFKNIAEVVKVEEYLMDAVTGLAGSGPAFVFLMIQALADGGVRAGLPRDKAIKLAAQTVKGAAALVLKGEHPEILKDSVMSPAGTTAEGIVKLEEKAVRSAFIEAVFAAYKRSKEISELMKKKG